A window of Infirmifilum lucidum contains these coding sequences:
- a CDS encoding VIT1/CCC1 transporter family protein — MWLVDKVHQFIHLRIRTPVTASILPKVVRRYIAINLYDGTLLAIGVVVSSMMLNLPPVDTIINGLLIGLSSAVSGFMGAFLIEHAELAREVQELEKHLFISIGRRQVYLAGLVLSLLNALSTPTPIILSLVPFVLAHFGFLSSFLAYITAFAAAFSMLLLLGFWLARIASGNRAKYTLLVISSGAIIVLIDLLLH; from the coding sequence GTGTGGCTCGTAGATAAGGTTCACCAGTTCATCCACTTGAGGATACGTACTCCAGTGACAGCAAGCATTCTCCCAAAGGTCGTGAGGCGATACATAGCGATAAACCTGTATGACGGTACTCTACTCGCTATAGGTGTTGTGGTTAGCTCCATGATGCTTAACCTACCACCCGTGGACACCATTATAAATGGGCTACTAATAGGGCTGTCATCTGCAGTCTCCGGTTTCATGGGAGCTTTCCTTATAGAGCACGCTGAGCTGGCCCGGGAAGTCCAGGAGCTCGAGAAGCACCTCTTCATATCTATAGGCAGAAGGCAGGTCTACCTTGCTGGCCTAGTGCTAAGCCTACTCAATGCTCTGAGTACTCCTACGCCGATAATACTCTCACTTGTACCCTTCGTGCTCGCACACTTCGGATTCCTATCTTCGTTCCTAGCATACATTACCGCCTTCGCGGCGGCTTTCTCCATGTTGTTACTCTTGGGATTCTGGCTCGCAAGGATCGCTAGTGGGAACAGAGCCAAGTATACTCTGCTGGTAATATCCTCTGGAGCCATAATCGTGCTAATAGACCTGCTACTGCACTAG
- the leuS gene encoding leucine--tRNA ligase → MASRDRFPKVDERKRDFLKSIEAKWQRRWAELGVFEADPDPRRPKFFVTFPYPYINSYPHLGTAYTVLRVDIIARFKRMKGYNVLFAQGWHATGGPIVAAALRVREGDPKQIGILKSMGISDEDVEKFKDPEYWVRFFSKGFREDFSRYGLSIDWRREFFTTYLNPPYNKFIQWQYTLLRKKGLITKGSHPVVWCPKEKKVVGDHDRPDEYAGVSPEEVVIVKFRGEDGLTYPCLTYRPETVWGAVNIWVNPDAEYVIAEVDGEKWVLGAYGAEELADQGHSVRVLGRVRGAEFVGHYALNPVTGWRVPVLPATFVAHDTGTGVVMSVPAHAPFDWVALEDLKRDPHFLDRYNVDPSILDAVQPVSLIELGGYGKYPAETVVRKYGVSYQGDRERLEEATREVYSKEFYNGILKTEVYGEKWGGKRVYEVKEDIIKYLVGLGAALRHYTLPRPVYCRCGARTHVKIVKDQWFLRYSDREWKAKAHKCIDSMVFLPAELKQEFHRLVDWYEDWACTHERELGTPLPWDEKWVLESLSDSTIYMAYYTISKYLQHPEVYGIDWEKLDNSLFDYVFLGIGDAKEVSRKLGISTELVEKMREEFLYWYPVNLRVSGKDLVPNHLVFFIMHHVAIFPPEHWPRGIAINGWINVAGEKMSKSKGNFILLREALDYWGADATRLTSAYAGNTGLDDGNFEPEFASRAVDLLYEWYTFAVENYGKGDVEWKFIDKWFESVLNRTLRYVEEEYEKLNTKNVITEGLFNLQNAFKWYLKRRGTPNRELLKRFIELQTLILAPITPHIAEEVWEKIGKGTLIVKERWPEPEAAKINDEVERAERIVQKVLQDIQELLRVIKSESIGEIAIVLPSRWKYDFLNMVNQSFREHGKVQQAIREALSKLDRRYQKEAVKLVEVIVKNTDVLDLLVSPEIEEQTLRDAIRLYEEVTGKRVRVLSEEEARGAPKARQALPARPAIIIQ, encoded by the coding sequence ATTGCTAGCAGAGATCGCTTCCCAAAAGTTGACGAGAGGAAGAGGGATTTCCTGAAGAGCATTGAGGCTAAGTGGCAGAGGCGTTGGGCTGAGCTAGGTGTTTTTGAGGCGGATCCGGATCCTCGTAGACCCAAGTTCTTTGTGACGTTCCCCTACCCCTATATCAACTCGTACCCCCACTTAGGAACTGCCTACACTGTTCTTAGAGTGGACATAATTGCCAGGTTCAAGAGGATGAAAGGTTACAACGTCCTGTTTGCCCAGGGCTGGCACGCCACAGGGGGTCCTATAGTCGCCGCTGCTCTGAGGGTAAGAGAAGGGGATCCGAAACAGATTGGCATACTCAAGTCGATGGGTATCAGCGATGAGGACGTTGAAAAGTTCAAGGATCCGGAGTATTGGGTGCGCTTCTTCTCAAAGGGTTTTAGAGAGGATTTCAGCAGGTATGGCTTGTCCATTGATTGGAGGCGCGAGTTCTTCACCACGTACCTCAACCCCCCTTATAACAAGTTCATCCAGTGGCAGTACACTCTCCTGCGGAAGAAGGGGCTTATAACAAAGGGCTCACACCCCGTTGTCTGGTGCCCCAAGGAGAAAAAGGTTGTAGGGGATCACGATAGACCAGACGAGTACGCCGGAGTGAGTCCAGAGGAGGTAGTAATAGTTAAATTCAGGGGGGAGGACGGCCTCACGTATCCCTGCCTGACTTACCGCCCAGAAACAGTATGGGGGGCTGTTAATATCTGGGTGAACCCTGATGCAGAATATGTTATAGCCGAAGTAGATGGGGAGAAGTGGGTTCTCGGAGCGTACGGTGCCGAAGAGCTTGCAGATCAGGGCCACAGCGTCCGGGTTCTTGGGCGTGTAAGAGGGGCGGAGTTTGTTGGACACTACGCTCTAAATCCCGTGACAGGGTGGAGGGTTCCCGTCCTACCGGCTACGTTTGTGGCGCACGACACAGGTACTGGCGTAGTGATGTCTGTGCCTGCCCACGCGCCCTTCGACTGGGTTGCCCTCGAAGACTTGAAGCGGGATCCCCACTTCCTCGACAGGTATAACGTAGATCCCTCCATACTCGACGCCGTACAGCCTGTAAGCTTGATAGAGCTCGGGGGATACGGTAAGTATCCCGCTGAAACTGTGGTCAGGAAATACGGGGTTAGCTACCAAGGCGATAGAGAGAGGCTGGAGGAGGCGACGCGTGAGGTCTACTCCAAGGAGTTCTACAATGGTATTCTCAAGACGGAAGTCTATGGTGAAAAGTGGGGCGGCAAGAGAGTCTACGAAGTTAAGGAGGATATAATAAAGTACCTTGTCGGCCTAGGCGCCGCCTTGAGGCATTACACTCTTCCAAGGCCTGTATACTGCAGGTGCGGGGCCCGTACCCACGTGAAAATAGTTAAGGATCAGTGGTTCCTGAGGTATAGTGACAGGGAATGGAAGGCTAAAGCCCACAAGTGCATAGACTCAATGGTCTTTCTGCCGGCTGAGCTCAAGCAGGAGTTTCACAGGCTCGTAGACTGGTATGAAGATTGGGCGTGTACACACGAAAGGGAGCTCGGGACTCCGCTGCCATGGGACGAGAAGTGGGTTCTCGAATCACTAAGCGACTCAACGATCTACATGGCATACTACACTATCTCAAAGTATCTCCAGCACCCAGAGGTATACGGGATAGACTGGGAAAAGCTCGACAACTCGTTGTTCGACTATGTCTTCTTGGGGATAGGGGATGCCAAGGAAGTGAGCAGAAAATTGGGCATCAGCACTGAGTTAGTAGAGAAGATGCGAGAGGAGTTCCTCTACTGGTACCCCGTGAACCTCAGAGTCTCGGGTAAAGACCTCGTGCCGAACCACCTCGTGTTCTTCATAATGCACCATGTAGCAATTTTCCCGCCAGAGCACTGGCCGAGGGGTATCGCAATAAACGGCTGGATTAACGTGGCTGGCGAGAAGATGTCCAAGTCCAAGGGCAACTTCATCCTACTGAGAGAGGCACTCGACTACTGGGGTGCCGATGCGACAAGGCTAACGAGTGCCTACGCGGGCAATACCGGACTAGACGACGGGAACTTCGAGCCAGAGTTCGCCTCAAGAGCCGTAGATCTCCTCTATGAGTGGTATACCTTTGCTGTTGAGAACTATGGCAAGGGCGACGTCGAGTGGAAGTTCATCGACAAGTGGTTTGAGAGTGTTTTGAACCGCACACTGAGGTACGTCGAGGAGGAATACGAAAAGCTCAACACCAAGAACGTTATAACGGAGGGCCTGTTTAACCTCCAAAACGCCTTCAAGTGGTACCTGAAGCGCAGGGGTACGCCAAACAGGGAACTGCTGAAGCGCTTCATAGAGCTCCAGACCCTCATACTTGCCCCGATCACGCCCCACATAGCCGAGGAAGTATGGGAGAAGATAGGAAAGGGGACTTTGATCGTGAAAGAGCGCTGGCCAGAACCCGAGGCGGCTAAGATTAATGACGAGGTGGAGAGAGCGGAGAGGATAGTACAGAAAGTACTCCAAGACATACAAGAATTACTGAGAGTTATAAAGAGCGAGAGTATTGGCGAGATAGCGATAGTCCTGCCTTCTAGGTGGAAGTATGACTTCCTCAACATGGTAAACCAGAGCTTCCGCGAGCACGGGAAAGTCCAGCAGGCAATACGCGAGGCTTTAAGCAAGCTTGACCGCAGATACCAGAAGGAGGCTGTTAAGCTCGTAGAAGTTATAGTCAAGAACACTGACGTGCTAGACCTATTAGTGAGTCCAGAGATTGAAGAACAAACCCTCAGAGATGCGATACGCCTCTACGAGGAGGTTACTGGGAAGAGAGTGAGGGTTCTGTCCGAGGAGGAGGCCAGGGGCGCGCCAAAGGCCCGTCAAGCACTCCCAGCGAGACCCGCAATTATCATCCAGTAA
- a CDS encoding DUF211 domain-containing protein, translating into MSKEPSITRILIDALKPRDVTIVEIARSLISLDRISRVEINVAEVDVRTETLKINIAGSNIDLKEVEKILEKHATVIRSIDYVVAEK; encoded by the coding sequence GTGAGTAAAGAGCCCTCGATTACGCGCATACTTATTGATGCTTTAAAGCCGCGTGATGTCACCATAGTGGAGATTGCACGTTCACTGATTAGCTTAGACAGAATCAGCAGGGTTGAGATTAACGTCGCGGAGGTTGACGTGAGAACCGAGACCCTCAAGATCAACATCGCAGGTAGTAATATTGACCTCAAGGAGGTCGAGAAAATCCTCGAGAAACACGCGACGGTTATCAGGAGTATAGACTACGTGGTGGCCGAGAAGTGA
- the speB gene encoding agmatinase produces the protein MKDFEFYLAPVAPTIFGRKGRAEDGVVVFGVPFDSSSSRMPGQRFAPRRIREVSVELETFSPSLGVSVEELSFYDAGDLPVVTDYVVMQELVAKVVGGLSEAGKLPVALGGDHSITLPIVAKLVEKLGKLLVVVFDAHMDLRDEWPWGVRFSHATVMRRLLEASEKISIAYYSPRAFSEEEYRYAKSSSRIHVLESVEKLKDVVGSSSPVYISLDIDSVDPAFAPGTGTPEPMGLTPREAVTALRTVIEQAGEVVGFDVVEVNPLVDCNDITSLLAAKLVMEFLFWFHSRK, from the coding sequence GTGAAGGACTTCGAGTTCTACTTAGCGCCCGTCGCTCCAACTATTTTTGGCCGTAAGGGTAGAGCCGAAGACGGGGTTGTTGTTTTTGGAGTTCCCTTTGACAGTTCGTCTTCGCGGATGCCGGGCCAGAGGTTTGCGCCGAGGAGGATACGCGAGGTGTCTGTCGAGCTTGAAACCTTCTCCCCGTCTCTTGGAGTCAGCGTAGAGGAGCTCAGCTTCTACGATGCTGGAGACCTACCAGTAGTAACTGATTATGTCGTGATGCAGGAGCTCGTAGCAAAGGTTGTAGGAGGTTTATCTGAGGCTGGGAAGCTACCCGTAGCTCTCGGAGGAGATCACTCTATAACGTTGCCCATAGTTGCAAAGCTAGTAGAGAAACTCGGCAAGCTACTTGTAGTTGTCTTCGATGCTCACATGGATCTCCGGGACGAATGGCCCTGGGGCGTTCGCTTTTCGCATGCAACAGTGATGAGAAGGTTGCTTGAAGCATCCGAGAAAATCTCTATAGCTTACTATTCTCCTCGTGCTTTCTCAGAGGAGGAGTACAGGTATGCCAAGTCGAGCAGTAGAATCCATGTTCTAGAGAGCGTAGAGAAACTAAAAGATGTGGTGGGCTCTTCGAGCCCTGTATACATCTCGCTCGATATTGACAGCGTGGATCCGGCTTTTGCACCGGGTACGGGAACTCCAGAGCCTATGGGGCTAACGCCACGCGAGGCTGTCACAGCCCTAAGAACAGTCATAGAGCAAGCTGGAGAAGTTGTGGGCTTCGACGTAGTCGAGGTTAACCCCCTCGTGGACTGCAACGACATAACATCGTTGCTAGCCGCTAAACTAGTAATGGAGTTTCTATTCTGGTTTCACTCGAGAAAGTAG